In Cololabis saira isolate AMF1-May2022 chromosome 1, fColSai1.1, whole genome shotgun sequence, the following proteins share a genomic window:
- the LOC133447394 gene encoding apoptosis-stimulating of p53 protein 2-like — protein MMPMFLTVYLSNNDQHFNEVPIMPETLCRDVVELCKEPGEADCYLAEMWRGSERVVGDGERMMEVLHRWGQQRGEVRYVLRHQRAPGRESDGSRTVDQMMRRNQGKASVERCQENGLSGSRLDMTLSELQDLASRQHHQINSQQQLLATKEQQLRYLKLQEQRQQQHPEVSEQERLQQLTENAHNQEAKLRRVRALRGQVEQKRLSNSKLVEEIEQMTGLFHQKQRELLVASARVEELSEQLEELRSSRSEPPLPPPPQHHNTSSSAELERLYRELQLRNKLNQDQSTRLLQHRDSLNKRNLEVAAMDRRLAELRQRLWKKKAALQQKENLPVISDGVAPQHGLSSRVAAVGPYIQSSSSLSSQGPPIPTSQEMLVKPAYPDGTATLPMPDSSLKPPPRPAKPGFNTSKTSKISEWSSSYPESGGGHGHASTLPRMFSLSCRNSGGETLTNPKGLSECDNPPPVPLRSTHITDNLLRDIQLSAKGLSKMVAPPPVPSKPKPFSSSGPPTFTKPSYSTGTFPGKVRPVGGRLRAPGVLSSHSNTLPLPNKQESPPAAAVRPYTPDPSDGPPPVLQKPQTLAASSIYSMYTQQATPGKGYQPGGQGTLPRSQPRVYGKPVFPVSGGQQIAGSNNTTLNSGLCGSDGSEPGNSVPSEGGGETAERTTPRPLSPTKLLPFLSNPHRNPSDADLEALRRRLHNAPRPLKKRSSITEPEGPGGPNIQKLLYQKTTLAAMETIPMETVSPAGTHVQPTDPEDGTGGTDGTSRCEDNGVTDFSQDSPGSPEDSMTPPPLPPRSPIPNPSLSRSLGPPQEVREEEEECSSTTYQDRFADEFPPYPPPPYPSFGDAERVEDTLNFQPPEVTGQVTLPPGKKSILRKGDSDRIGRGTRVKFNPLALLLDSSLEGEYDLVQRVIYEVEDPSMPNDEGITALHNAVCAGHTEIVKFLVQFGVNVNAADSDGWTPLHCAASCNNVLVCKFLVESGAAVFATTYSDMQTAADKCEEMEEGYAQCSQFLYGVQEKMGVMNRGVVYGLWEYGRQSEDELGFVEGDCMTVLRRDDQVETEWWWARCGDHEGYIPRNLLGLYLKIKPRQRSLA, from the exons ATGTTCCTCACCGTGTACCTTAGCAACAATGACCAGCACTTCAATGAGGTTCCCATCATGCCAGAGACGCTGTGCAGAGACGTGGTGGAGCTCTGCAAGGAGCCCGGGGAGGCCGACTGCTACCTGGCTGAGATGTGGAGAGGTTCAG AGCGTGTTGTTGGGGACGGGGAGCGGATGATGGAGGTGCTGCACCGATGGGGGCAGCAGAGGGGGGAGGTGCGCTACGTCCTGAGACACCAACGCGCTCCTGGACGGGAGTCGG ATGGATCCAGAACGGTGGATCAGATGATGAGGAGGAACCAGGGGAAGGCTTCGGTGGAGAGATGTCAAGAAAATGGG CTCTCAGGATCTCGTCTGGACATGACCCTGAGTGAGCTGCAGGATCTGGCAAGCCGGCAGCACCACCAGATCAactcccagcagcagctgctggccACCAAG gagcagcagctgcggtacctgaagctgcaggagcagcggcagcagcagcacccaGAGGTGTCTGAGCAGGAGAGACTCCAGCAGCTCACGGAGAACGCTCACAACCAGGAGGCCAAGCTGCGCCGGGTCCGGGCCCTCCGGGGCCAGGTGGAGCAGAAACGGCTCAGCAACAGCAAACTAG TGGAGGAGATCGAGCAGATGACCGGCCTCTTCCACCAGAAGCAGCGGGAGCTGCTGGTGGCGTCGGCCCGGGTGGAGGAGCTGAGCGAACAGCTGGAAGAACTGAGGAGCAGTCGGTCCGAGCCTCctctcccccctcctcctcagcATCACAACACCTCCTCCTCGGCCGAGCTGGAGCGCCTCTACCGAGAGCTGCAG CTGAGGAACAagctgaaccaggaccagagcaCCAGGCTGctgcagcacagagacagcCTGAACAAGAGGAACCTGGAGGTGGCTGCCATGGACCGCCGGCTGGCTGAGCTCCGGCAGCGGCTCTGGAAAAAGAAGGCTGCCCTGCAGCAGAAGGAGAACCTCCCG GTGATTTCCGACGGCGTTGCCCCTCAGCATGGTCTTAGCTCCAGAGTGGCGGCAGTGGGCCCCTACATCCAATCATCCTCTTCATTAAGCTCCCAGGGGCCACCGATACCAACCTCCCAAGAGATGCTGGTGAAGCCGGCGTACCCGGACGGCACCGCCACCTTGCCCATGCCTGACTCGTCCCTGAAGCCCCCACCCAGACCAGCCAAACCCG GTTTCAACACCTCAAAAACCAGTAAAATCTCTGAGTGGAGCAGCTCGTATCCTGAGTCCGGTGGTGGCCACGGCCACGCCTCCACCCTCCCTCGCATGTTCAGTCTCAGCTGCCGCAACTCAG GTGGTGAGACTCTCACCAACCCAAAGGGCCTGTCTGAGTGTGATAACCCTCCCCCAGTGCCCCTGCGGTCCACTCACATCACTGACAACCTGCTCAGGGACATCCAG CTCTCAGCTAAAGGTCTGTCTAAGATGGTGGCACCCCCTCCAGTTCCCAGTAAGCCTAAACCTTTCTCTTCATCTGGACCACCGACCTTCACCAAGCCCTCCTACAGCACCGGGACGTTCCCTGGGAAGGTGAGACCGGTTGGAGGTCGTCTCAGGGCTCCGGGAGTCCTGTCCAGCCACAGCAACACCCTCCCCCTGCCCAACAAGCAGGAGAGTCCTCCGGCCGCAGCGGTGCGGCCCTACACTCCCGACCCCTCGGACGGCCCACCGCCGGTGCTGCAGAAACCTCAGACCCTGGCAGCTTCATCCATCTACTCCATGTACACTCAGCAGGCCACGCCTGGGAAGGGCTACCAACCTGGCGGACAGGGCACGCTGCCCCGCAGCCAGCCCCGAG TTTATGGAAAACCAGTGTTTCCAGTGAGTGGGGGGCAGCAGATTGCTGGATCAAACAACACTACCTTAAATTCCGGGCTTTGTGGGTCTGATGGAAGTGAGCCGGGCAACAGTGTCCCAAGTGAAGGTGGAGGAGAAACAGCAGAACGCACCACCCCTCGCCCACTCAGCCCAACCAAGCTCCTCCCCTTCCTGTCCAACCCTCACAGGAACCCCAGCGACGCCGACCTGGAGGCGCTGCGCCGTCGGCTGCACAATGCGCCCCGTCCCCTGAAGAAACGCAGCTCTATCACAGAGCCCGAGGGCCCCGGTGGACCCAACATTCAGAAGCTGCTCTACCAAAAGACCACTCTGGCTGCCATGGAAACCATCCCCATGGAGACGGTTAGTCCAGCAGGGACGCACGTTCAGCCCACAGATCCCGAGGACGGGACGGGCGGAACAGATGGAACTTCCAGGTGTGAGGACAACGGTGTAACTGACTTCAGTCAGGACTCACCTGGAAGTCCAGAAGACAGCATGACCCCACCGCCACTGCCTCCACGCTCACCCATCCCCAACCCCAGTTTATCCCGTTCCTTGGGCCCCCCACAGGAAGTtagggaagaggaggaggaatgtTCGTCTACCACTTACCAAGACCGCTTCGCAGATGAATTCCCCCCGTACCCGCCTCCACCTTACCCCAGCTTTGGGGATGCGGAGCGGGTAGAAGATACCCTCAACTTTCAGCCCCCAGAGGTCACAGGACaggttacactgccccct GGTAAGAAGTCTATCCTTCGCAAAGGCGACTCAGACCGGATCGGCCGTGGTACGAGGGTGAAGTTCAACCCTCTGGCCCTGCTGCTTGATTCGTCTTTGGAGGGCGAGTACGACCTCGTCCAGAGAGTTATCTATGAA GTGGAAGACCCCAGCATGCCGAACGATGAAGGCATCACAGCGCTGCACAACGCCGTCTGTGCTGGCCACACTGAGATTGTGAAGTTTCTGGTTCAGTTTGGTGTCAACGTTAACGCTGCCGACAGCGACGGCTG GACCCCGCTTCACTGTGCTGCCTCCTGCAACAATGTTCTGGTGTGCAAGTTCTTGGTTGAGTCGGGGGCAGCGGTGTTTGCCACCACCTACAGCGATATGCAGACCGCTGCTGACAAGTGTGAGGAGATGGAGGAAGGCTATGCCCAGTGCTCCCAGTTCCTCTACG GTGTTCAGGAGAAGATGGGCGTGATGAACCGGGGTGTGGTGTACGGCCTGTGGGAGTACGGGCGTCAGAGCGAGGACGAGCTGGGCTTCGTGGAGGGCGACTGCATGACGGTGCTGAGGCGGGATGACCAGGTGGAGACGGAGTGGTGGTGGGCCCGCTGTGGCGACCACGAGGGATACATACCCCGCAACCTCCTGGGG CTCTATCTGAAGATCAAGCCGCGGCAGAGGAGCCTGGCTTAA